Genomic segment of Nilaparvata lugens isolate BPH chromosome 6, ASM1435652v1, whole genome shotgun sequence:
agctgtcgagaggattataaattgcatgcaatgacgcaatcaatttaatatatcaatgtaacttgaaGAGAAACAGCTGTTGTTCGATTAATATCATCGATTAAATCAtcgttgaataaatgaataaacgcAGGATCTCATAGGCCAGCTCAGCTAACAGAAAATTATGAGCTGCATAATCACGTCTCCGTGGTTGGGAACCCACCTGAAATTTCGATCCTAGCATAAGTAAAACTGCAGGtctattaattgaccgagcgaagtgaggtctaagattcaagtcggcggtttggcatttctctttatgtttaaatgtttatatgttgcgcatttacggcgaaacgcggtaatagattttcatgcaatttgacagatgttccttttcaaattgcgcgtcgacgtagtctatatacaaggtttttggaaatttcaaggataatataaaaggaaaaaggcgCCTCCCTCGTACGCCaatatattagagtaaaaatcagactatagaattattcatcataaatcagctgtcgagtggattataataaattgcatgccatgacgcatatctcaatgtaacttgggaAAGAAATCAGCAACTGTGTAGACTATTGATTGCGTgactcattgaatgcaatttttatgcactattaaatgaactattgattgcgtgcaataacgcatgcaattaataactaaaataccaTAGTATTGGCTCTCaaattttctctgctttgaactcgggctgtcctgttgccagtatgtcttgaaggagattagcttttgatgttagcatttttgatacaccaacccgaacagccattagccgttttcacaccgatatcttgccgacacgacacgacaggatagaatttactctgatggacagtatatgaggaggctgcggtttataaaaCTGCGCGAggttactgttcacagaactactagtattatactTCGGTCTAACCAAGTCTACACATAtaataacataacataataaGTTCTTGTTGATCGTTGCTCATGCTTGAGAATATtagcaatttttgtaaattcgattgaTCGATCCAGCGCATGTgcattacttcaaagtattagcaattttaaGCTTAGGTTTCTCTGAACCACGCAGCGTTATGCGGGTTCCGTCAACCGTGATACGCGAAAATCACGCGTGCGTGATAAAAAAAGCGGGTGTTTTCTCTGACAGCAACCTCGCAGCGCGCGATTATATTTTCAGTCATAGGCAACATAGATGTCCAACACGTCCCTGTAGCTAATGAtctattaatgaattttgtaaatgaaaacCCATTGAACTTTTTATTGACTGGGGATAAGAAGGGTTTTCTAGAATTGTGATTACCAGGCATCTGTTGGATAAAGATACCAAGTTTAGGGAATATTTTAggctttcaatatatttttttatgaggtactgttctgtgaatagtagacctcgcgcagttataaaccacagcctcctctaatactgtccatcagagtaaattctgtcctgtgcTGTTGTGTCAGTGGCGTATCCAGGGGGGATATGAGGATGTATCCCCCCCCCCAGCGAAATGAGACCTACATTTATTTCGTGGCCAATTCAGCAACTACTTAGTTAGCTTTCTTTATATTGTATGAGTCGAACAAATATCTAGGAGATGAGAGAATAGcacaatgataattatgaaactATAAGCTAGACAGTGAATGGTCTAGTGTATATGGACTGAGATagcatgaaaataaaaagatagcACTTTAaggtgagtcaattttgttatttttcaccatctattattttgaagaaattcaatgtagcttatattttttcagagtTGATCATAGTTTATTGAGTTTCAAGCATGTGGTTGAGAAGACAAGTATGGCCACCCATAGTAGTTCATATCCTTAAACAATGCACCAGCAGCTTCTTCTACCCTTAAAATTTCCCGGTTATGATAAACGGGGGTAGCCTAATTTCCACCGTTAACAGGGGAGATACATCCCTGAATATTTGGAAAAATGGTTTTATTCCTCTCCCctagaaaaaattcaagttcaagaactgaagtaaaaattatgaaaaattgaacaaaacagttaatgaaaagtatctaattatgattttggtattatttatgcttactttttattttattattttatacttttgtttataaaattatgtattttcttttattcgttttgaatatgtatttgttgtatggcagataaatgatttgatttgaatcaagttgaaacCTTTACTATGGTGTTGAAGTTTTGTATGAAAATTAGAGCCGAAATTATTGTTTGCTATCTAATAATTAGTAGGcatattcatataataaacaaaaaaaaacagaaaagttgACTTTACAgcttatttgaaatgaaatgaatgtcatCCCATTGGAATTTGttcatattaatttcatttaatcCCGGTCTATTCTATGTTTCGAGCAGTTTCTAAAGCTGTCAAAGATTTTGACGGAGAAACGTTTGACCACTATAGTGTGCCAGTCTTCAGTAGTGCTAAATGCCAGCAGCTTAAAGTGAACCACTCAGTCACCGACTGCACATTGTTCAAAAAATGGTAGTCTAGTATCTGGTAGTTCTATTCTGTAACGAATCTGTATCGCAATGTCAGATGAGGCCATCTACTATTTTTCTCCTCTGTCCTCTGTCCATTGACAGGCAGACAATATTGTTGTGCTTGAGTAATGAACATTTTTGTGCAgtgtaaatataatttaatattgatttagtaacttttttgttttatttaaagTGTATTTTGTGTtgagaattttaaatttgattattGTTTGCCTGATAGtactattttatcaacaaattgGAGGTCAAATTATGATTGTTGATCTCCGACCGGCCATATTGACTGTCCTATGTTATTCCGATAAATTTTTATTGggattataatttgttttcttcTACGATGTAATGCTAAtatgtaatgattaattattcaaaacccAATATTTCTATAAACAAGAGTGATAGTCACTGGAGATTAAttgctattattttttgagataatcATCAAGAAATCAACTTAGCCGAGTCCAAGTGTAACCAACTGAAGGTAGGCTGTCttgaattgattcatttttgtttttcttattgtaagttacattattatcattatccaaGCAATAATACTTTATACTTCAAACTCAGTAGTCATAACTTAAATAAGATTTCAGGATCAAATACTACTTTGTTGACATTTCAGGGGTAGATTAAGCTATataggaatataaaataatttagatGTAAACAGTCCCATAACTCACGACTAAAATTTCTTAATTTtggtatttaaattttttaagcTTTGGTCATCCCAGTAAAATTAATCTGAAGTTTCAGCATTTAATTACAgacaaattaaattatattattttattgatttatatccTTACGCTGGTTAAACTGAAATATCTGcgttttttattcatattgttATTCTATTGAAATCACGCCTTTATAAGTTTGTTGGTACAGTATTGAATCAGATCCacattatcataaaaattacaaacaataaCATTCTATTCGAAAGTAAACTAAAAATTCAGTAGGTCTACAGcagaaaaaatgttaaaataatttttttaaaatataaaacttgaaaaatttaatatcttGAAATTGAAAACGAAGTTTCTGAAATGAAATTATCAGTACTCtgattttatttgtattttgttgtCATATTTATAGCTAGTCTATAACCTTGAACTTGATTCTAAATCAAATAACCTTGGTcgttgaattattatgattagtCAATCACATTCACAGTTTTTAGAaaagtctttttatttaattatagcTTGCAGGTTATAAATAACCCTTGTTATTATCATGTAACGTTTCTGAAATTTATAACTtagaatattataaacaataatttatgtttataaATTATGACAGATAGGCCTAAATAAAAAAACTACCAAGTTATATATCATGACAGGaagaaaacaataattcatGTACTCTAATAATTAATACCCCCTAAAATGTTTAAGTTAATAGGGCTATGTTGAGCAGAGCCCTATTAACTTAAACTTTAACCTATTAACtttatcaaatataaaaataataaagttcatttattattgaacatttatcatttttacatttatCATTTAATGAACTTGCAgagtttattaaaatttaaatatgattCTGATTGTTATTTCTTATGTCTTCTCCGCAGTCTGCTTGAGCGGGGAATCGTCTTTTTCGTCCCATCGTGGGGGTGTCGGTGTTCACCTTTATTTAAGGTGTGAGAAGGTGTAGTCATCAATGAATTCTGCAATGCTATAGTATGGTCTGTCCATCAGGTATTGTTTTAGGCTTCTTATGAAGGTGTTGTCATTCACTAGGGATTTTATGCTGCCAGGAAGCAGGTTAAACAGGTATGCCCCCGAATAGGCCGGAGATCTACTATACTTCTTAAGTCGATGCTGGGGGAGGCTTATGTCATACACGTTGCGTGTTCTATAACTGTGCTTATCTCGTCTTAAAGCCGGACTTTGGTTTACCACTAGGATGATGGATTCCAGGATGTAGTTTGAGATTACTGTGAGGATACCTGTCTGCTTAAAGAGTGGTTTACAATGTTCTATGTAGTTTTCTCTTAGTAGGATTCGCACTGCTCTTTTTTGTATCCTTAATATTCTCTCGAGATTTCCCTGTGCTGATGATCCCCATGCGACGATGCCACATCTTAGGTGTGACATAAATAATGAGTGATATGCGATTAGTGCTGTCTTCtcaagtaagtaagtaacaAAGTAACGATGACCAGACATCTTTAGCACTTGACACCACGCAATGGATGATTAAAGAAATGTCCGTGACTGTAAGAATCAAGCTGATTTTTAATCGGcttagacaaagaagaagaattttttcatctaagaagaatatttttcatgtaAGCTACTCGAATTATCAAGAGGTTTTGTAGAAAATGTGTATCTACATTTAGTCAATCTAGTGTATACACATATAGCCTAATTAAAATTAACTACTTAATGAATTAACTATCCAAATTGATTCTAAGGTGAGTAATATTTTGCtggtatattattttcaaattgttttttttttcagcaAAAATGGCTGCCCAGCAGTTTTGCTTGCGTTGGAACAACCACCAACCAAATTTTATTTCGGTGTTTTCGAACCTGCTGAGCAGTGAGTCCCTTGTGGATGTGACGCTGGCTGCTGAGGGAAAACATGTACAAGCTCACAAAGTTGTACTTTCGGCGTGCAGCTCTTACTTTCAGGTGAAGACAAGTTCTATGGTGAATTAACTTTATATTGTCAGCATCTCTTTAGCATTTGTTTGCTAACGGTCTGTCATTAGAAAGTTATGATTTGGTATCTTTCCCAACTCCAatcctttttcaactttgcaTTGCTGCCAAATTGCCTGgattatttgattttgaattggcAGTGACTGTAAAGTTGTAAACCATTTGCAATATTTAGAAGGTTTCTTCCTGTTAACTTTTGAAAATACAGGAAATCGAATCAATTGGAACgactagttgcacaaaagaccAATGAAAtctaatcacttgaaaataatgtgATCCAAGGGTAATCGCATAAGAATTGAGGAGGTAGAGAGAAAGGACGAGGTGGAAGTACCGCAATGAAACAcaaataaattagttttatgaGAGCCCGCATGGTGAGGAGGTGAAGGTAAACCACGCGGCAAACCCCTATCTCAACCTCCTTTGTGTTACAGTGTGGTACCTCTATCTCAATCTCTACCTCCTCATTATcctcattttatcaaaatttttggagagaatagTACAggttcagcctagtttttctccaatgtaataatattatgattatagtgttttatacaataaatgaatgaataccgTACTGTTACCCCGAAGGAAGCAAATTAATTCAGTGTCTTCATTTGCGGTGGTTAAATTCTATTGTAAGTTTTTTACAACTAACCCTTAGTAAGGTATATTATTAGTATAAGTATATATTAGAAGGTATATTCCTTCTTAGTGagttcacttcatactgtcagcatctcctgtatatataaataatatcaatatttacCATTTAACTGATGTTCACTGTTTAATATGCTACTATTCTACTTGTGCTCTTACTATATCTGTATGCtctgaattattaattaattacttCGTGTATTATTTCAGAGTCTATTCACGGTGAACCCGTGCCAGCATCCTATAGTCATCTTGAAGGATATTAAATACTCGGACTTAAAAACGATGATTGACTTCATGTACTGCGGAGAGGTGAATGTATCCCAGGAACAATTGCCGGCCATTTTGAAGGTAGAGTGACTCTGTTTTGTTgataatttgattaatttataaACGATTAGTACTTAATAGAGTAATTTGATagttttaatttaaataacagCAATTAATTAGATGAGAGGGATGCATCAGTATCGCAAGCCTATGATGTATACTCATAATTTGATGTCCACATCAGTCTACATTACTTTGCTCAAAATCAGGTTTCAAACCCTCGGGTTCAGAACATAAAACATGCTgtgtttatgaataattatgtaatattttataatgtgcGATCATTGTAGATACCTACACAATCCAAAAACCACAATGTATGATGATGACATTCTACTCTTTCCATCAAGCTCACTCTTGAAGAAATCCTCTCTTTTGAGAAGCCCTTCTCTGCGAAGTATAAGAGCTGGAGAATGTAGTGCATGTGCATCCCTGTTTTATATATTGGGATTCACTTAGAACtgattgaatggaaagcattacTGTTTGTAGTAAATTCGAAAGTATACGAATTTACATTCGAgtgtatttttattgtatgtccACATTTGTAATTTGTTGTTGTTAATGCCTTTTTGAaggttattttttaataattaataattaattttgttaaaattcgttgaattaaaattgatattgtagaattcctccataattgaaaaacacagttttGTTTTTGTCATCCACCACATCCACATTACTACATATGTACTACAAAGGACTGCAGTTTTGTGTTGAAACCAACAAtctacagctgaagatgtgttggtttcaacacgaagCTGCAGTCCTGTGTACAAATCTactaaatgtggatgtgacaaaattaGGACATGGGGTTTATTAATTGATTCTGTATGAATTTGTGTTTGTTGTACAGACGGCGGAAACGCTGAAAGTGAAGGGATTGGCCGAGATGGGTCCCGACCAGAACATGCTGTGTGTGGCTTCCGATAACAAGGACGCACTTCCCCTCTCCACCCACTCGTCCCCCTCCATGCTGCGTCGTAAGCGACTGCGCAAGTCGTCGACTGGCTCCGGATCCGGATCCACAGAGCAGACCACTGTCGGCAGCGAGGATCAGGTCAGTCAGCAATTTAGTTGAAAGGGAAGCTATGACTTTAAGTTTGTTGTGTTCCCGCtaactaaatgataaatcacaacacatttttttcttcttcatcaatgttttttttttaatcctgaaaaaggacgtcGGAGTTAGTTAATttcgttgtccaacgaactttaTTTGTAAAAAAGGTTGAAGAATATgcgttcaaaatttcaatatcaaattgTTCAAAGTTATTGTAAAACATACGGACAAACAAACAGACccacagacggacaacgactttcgACTTGAGTCAGAGGCAAGAACTCGttaacgctcgttcaatgattgaaatagaagaaaataagCTTAACCTTTTTTGGTTTTGGTTTTGCAGGGTGGCGGAGGTGGATGTAGCGCAGTGGCTTCAAGTCCGCTGACCGTGAAGGCCGAGGGACTCAGTGAGAACGAGAGCTCGCTGCGTCACGAGCCGAGCACCGActcggagcacgggttaccctCGCAAGACAGTGTCGACGACATGTCAGAGGTAACACATACCATATATAAGCAAAGAGAAATGGTAGCTGTAATGTATTGAGAAATCATATGTTTAATTAAAATGTTACCATGGGATTTAGAGATAATAGTCAGTACTTGATCTGGCCTAATGGCATCAAGTTTACTCAAGTTAACGTTGTATTTTGTCTATTTAAGTGAATAAACGAATACTTAACAATGGCGACgaggagaaaaaataaacaacaaaaggAAAGGAATAAAGAACTTTAAAGAATCGACAAGGATTCGACGGAAGTTCGTTCCCTGAATTTGGGAGAACTACCCGAATTCAATATTCACTCGGAAGATTGGAATATTTATGAAGAACTAGGCCTACTGGAACAATTTTTTGAAGTTAACGCAATTCCGGAGGTTCGTAAAGTTTCTGTTTTAATTACATTTTTAGGTACTGAGGCATATAAGTATTTAAGGGATCTATGTGTACCAGACTTACCAAAAAACAAAAGCTACCAAGAGCTTTGCGAGATTATGAGAAGCCAGTTCTCAGGTGAAGagtatattctttattctttaacatttttgaattaaaatatttcaattcaattttattctggGTGTTGTGTCGGTGAAAAATCGGAAAGTGTGAATACGGTTATACATGTGATACACTGTTATTCCTTTCTAGTATTAGGGTTAATTTTCTGATACCATGCTATTATGAGGACATTGCTGTGAATATGTGTCAGTAAATTCTCTGTATTTACTGTAACAATTCATAATTTACTGGGGCGTCCGATCacaatagtgagattcacgttgtAAAGTCAGTGTAAATTCTATACAGATTTATGCGCCAGGAACACGCACATTTTACTTTTCATCAGCTTATTATAATATCTGTAACTTACTGTTTCTATATAGAtgcagatataataagcatatcaTCTCCTGATTAAGAGTGGAATGCGTGTGTTCGTGGCTCGTAATGTGTTCGCACCTTTAGATATCTGTAATTTAAGATATTCCGGAATATCTgaagtttttttcatttcaagttaGTTAGTTATTCCTGTATAACTGAGATATATTTTCTCATGATTTaaatatacattttcataattgacataggctaaaatatttttgtagttcATTATGTTTCTTCGTAGTCAACAAACGATTTGACAACAgtgcggaggtagaaaaggatagaggtATCTGCTTTTTTTAATGacagataaggatagcaatccAATGCTAATCAGGCCCGACTTCATATCGTAAATCACACCATAGGCGTCAAATctgaaaatcaatttgaaaaacaaacaatttatttatatattgaaaCAAAATAGCAAAATGAAGAAACGGGCGCTAGCCCAAAACGTCTTCTATTACCAAATTTAGTCCAATAAAATGTCCAAAGCATGGTTAAGTATTTACTGTATTTGCGATTTACTGTATAATGTAATCTACTTCTTATTTATTTAGtgtattttgatttgtttttgtagGCTACTAATTCACAGGTGACTGGCAATCAGACGGGCGGACATCACACGGCGCCGCAGAACCAATCGTCGACGTCATCTGACGACAAGAGTGACATCACGCTGGGTAGATCCTCCAGCACTGAGGACAATAGCTCACCCAGTGTCACCTCGCAATCACATTTCACTACAGGTAACGTTTCAATTAATCATTTTGCATCCTAGAGTGTGAATAGCTTCAAAATGTCAGCTAGGCTGGATTCCCACATGTCAGTATCAGTGAAAATACAATTAGAAAATATACAAAAGTATAATTCTCATGAGCTATATTCCCACTATTATTTGACTAtattcccactcagcccggCTGAGCGAGTTTGAATAGTCCCATTtgaacttatgggaataatattctcactgtgcCAGACTCGTTAACTGACTCTGATATGTGAGAATCTAACTTTAATATGTTGTCTGAGAAACTGGTTTTTGCGAACATTTTTATTGGTGACATTACATTTTTTACGTTTATTCAAACGTTTTTCGATTTGGATACTAACAAGTTTCAAGTTTGAATCAAACTGTCAACATTGGtttaatgaaaaacattgatgttatcTATAAGACTGATCAATAGGTTTCTGgcaacattatttattaatgaaattaagttttttatattttattcgaacattttttcattttgatactgacaagttatcaaaattgaataaattcctGTGGGAAAGTTTtacttttcaattatattattcaagatATGATCGCCCAAAGCTGGATTTCAACATATCAGTGTCAGTGAACGTGTccggtacagtgagaatattattcccataagttccaatgggactattcatacttgcTTGACCGGGCTGAGTGGGtatagtcccattagaactcatGGGAATTTTATTTTCACTAACGGATGTACTAAGTATAGTTATAAAGTAATATTCATAACGTTTACCTAGTAACCGTTCAACCCTGATAAAAGTTTCACACATTTTTTGGATTGTTCCAAAAAATTATGCTTGACGcataatcacgtctgaactactgcactgattaacttgaaattttgcagaaagattcttaattaaccgaggatggttataggcctattttcaattttccaagattccattacgtcaagttttcagtttgtaaagttgacccttgcagagcacgggttacctactagtaaaATATAAAGTTTGATGATTTTCTACAAAATTAGAGTTTATTGTTCAATCAATTCTTCAGCCGgtctttatatttttcatatatttcttGATGTAATGTTGCTAGGTACTTAACTTGCAATAATTTTGTGTTAGAACAAATCAGGTTGCAATCTagacattatttattcatcagtAACATAAACACGTAATCATAGAATTATTGGGAATAAAGAAACAGGCTAAGCACTTACTATCTCATgttattattgatgaatgaatgacaatgatgataattTTGTTCGCCGTTGTGTTCTTTTCAAAACAATTCAAATGTTGGTATGTGTGTTTGTATCCATGTTTCTGGTGTTTTCCAGCTCCACGATTGAGCAATTTTGCGCCTTTTCAgtatttttattagtattgtGCAAGCTAAGTGGTTTCATGATGTGTATATGTATAAGTGGTGGACGCGATTCGAACTATCGGGTGATTGAAATATTCGTCGCATACTCAGCGTGTTAGTGATCGTTTTATGGATAATTGTAGTGATAATTCAGTGTAATTCTTCGATTCAACATCAGTGTTGGCGGCTATTGTAGCGCGGCGGGGTAGAGGGGGGATTGAACCTAACCTAACTCTTCCAATTCTCTTGAAACCTTGATGATACCACAATAAACTAACTTGCCgtttattttaaacaatttttgtcaattacattaattatttgcaTCATTTTCTTTTCATTGATCATTATCTGGCCCATTTTTAAAAACATTGGTTAATTTAGCATCATCTTAGAAACGTGGAAATTCAGAAATTATGAATGAGATTGTAACCTGTATTAGGGGTTTTTTACATTAGGCCAAACCCTTAAAATTGCtttcaataggaaaaaattcCTATTTTTAAGCTAGACAGACCTTTTAGTGATATTTCTATGGTC
This window contains:
- the LOC111050487 gene encoding protein tramtrack, alpha isoform isoform X1, producing the protein MAAQQFCLRWNNHQPNFISVFSNLLSSESLVDVTLAAEGKHVQAHKVVLSACSSYFQSLFTVNPCQHPIVILKDIKYSDLKTMIDFMYCGEVNVSQEQLPAILKTAETLKVKGLAEMGPDQNMLCVASDNKDALPLSTHSSPSMLRRKRLRKSSTGSGSGSTEQTTVGSEDQGGGGGCSAVASSPLTVKAEGLSENESSLRHEPSTDSEHGLPSQDSVDDMSEATNSQVTGNQTGGHHTAPQNQSSTSSDDKSDITLGRSSSTEDNSSPSVTSQSHFTTGDQPSGSVTTTMGSKRGRLLLRQNRIKRECDPIQVASEPTADDATPGESTVTTATISVVPVPRLMERQCSEPGPSTSGASLCGASQQLLSVPQPAFLIKQHSSPQLQVTSPSPSTSASTSSSSAHLQVASSSQSETTPRHKEELRRTASSPQCSTSSEVSISGRSCHCPVQRPGPALGCNYCWNTIDAHGRILRRKTKYHCPECQTNLCIVPCFQEYHERQPNNSGGSSSREVSQSAASNANSSTLSPVPTIMKTSSM
- the LOC111050487 gene encoding protein bric-a-brac 2 isoform X2 — encoded protein: MAAQQFCLRWNNHQPNFISVFSNLLSSESLVDVTLAAEGKHVQAHKVVLSACSSYFQSLFTVNPCQHPIVILKDIKYSDLKTMIDFMYCGEVNVSQEQLPAILKTAETLKVKGLAEMGPDQNMLCVASDNKDALPLSTHSSPSMLRRKRLRKSSTGSGSGSTEQTTVGSEDQGGGGGCSAVASSPLTVKAEGLSENESSLRHEPSTDSEHGLPSQDSVDDMSEATNSQVTGNQTGGHHTAPQNQSSTSSDDKSDITLGRSSSTEDNSSPSVTSQSHFTTGGGWELHPSPHYPAPPAAAPPLAPPKARAPHRRRINPQQSEAFREALEAVRTGRLGFCKAAKTYGVNNRTLWLEYKRLGYPLARQGPKHNNAANANANSTNSSSNVSSSGQSPPADRYTPNHATPLMPTSYFDPGYPFTLSSLQPVTDFNASSSSPASSSHHNRGGGANHNHHHHLHQLTSAPPHRGGGGGPGGPPPPQGGSQFEYFDSQ